CGAAGTCGCTCCAGGTGAACGCGGAGATGACCGCATCCTGCTGGATGTACTCGTAGAGCGCGTAGGCCGCCCAGTCACCCTGGGTCTTCGTCTGTCCGAGCTGCGCGCCGCCCTGCCAGCCGAAGCCCTTGCTGACCGCCCCCCAGTTGTTCACGAAGTCGAGGAAGAACTTCACCGGCTGGGCCCGCACGACGTTCGGCAGCGTGCCTTGCAGCGTCACGTTCGTTTGATTGAAGTCGCTGAGGAAACCCGTCGTGGCGGCGAACGCGGCGGGCTGCTTGCCGCCCTTCTGCGTCGGAGGCTGGATCTTCTGGAGCACGATCTGGTTGGTGTTCACGAGGCTGGAGTTGAAGTTCGGGTTCGCGACGGGCGCACCCGACGCGGTGTACGAGGTCGTGTTCCTGCTGGTGGCCTGCGCGATCTCGTCGGGATTGAGCCACCAGTACTGGCCGATGCCGGCCTCGAGCATGAGCGGGCCGATGTGCATGCTCGGGTTCACTTGTCCCCCGAACATCCACCCGTCCGCCCGGTTGTTCACCTGGCTGAAGGTCCACTGCTCGGCGTTGAGCTTCAGCTGATCGAGACTGAGGATGCTCGGGTCGCCGATCGGCTTGTCGAGAAGCGCGAGCGTCTCGTTGAAGCCCTCCGGGGCCAGGTCCTCGTCGAAGACCAGCTCGCCGACGCGGAACATCGGATTGGGGAACTTGCCGGCGTTCACCGTCACGAGGCCGGGGCGGATGTTGAAGGTCTTGCCGGGCGCGAGCGTGAGATAGGCCCAGTCGAGATTGACCGTGAACGGCGTGAAGTTGCCGGTGAGCGTCTGGTTGGTCGAGATCGGGTCGTTGACGTTGCCGGTGGCGATGCGCACCGTCGCTCCCACCTCGTCGCTGTAGTTGAAGCGCAAGCCGACCCGCGCTCGGACGCGCTCGCGGTTGTTGGCCGTCACGACCTGGTCTTCCAGATGCGGCTGGTTGTAGAAGCCCTCGTAGCGAAAGCGAACGTCGCCGAAGGGTGTCAGGGAGCTGAGCCAGTCGGGCATCTTCGAGGTCTTGGCCTTCGCAATGTCGGCGGCGTCGGCCGCGTGCTGGACCTGCTCCTCCGTCGCGCGTGAGACCGCCTTCTGCTGCGACATCTCGCCGCGGAGCTGCTTCAGCTCGGCCTGCTGTCGCCGCATCTCCTCCTGCGTCCGCTGCAGCTGCTGTTCGAGCAGACGCAGCCGCCGCTCCGCATCGGGCTCGGCGGCCCTAGCGATCGTGGCCAGGCCGAGCAGCGCCGAGATGACGATGACGGTCCAGCGTTTCTCTCCAAACCCCCAGATGGACATGCGACACTCCTTGTTCGAGCATCTGCGTGCC
The window above is part of the Candidatus Eisenbacteria bacterium genome. Proteins encoded here:
- a CDS encoding putative porin, yielding MSIWGFGEKRWTVIVISALLGLATIARAAEPDAERRLRLLEQQLQRTQEEMRRQQAELKQLRGEMSQQKAVSRATEEQVQHAADAADIAKAKTSKMPDWLSSLTPFGDVRFRYEGFYNQPHLEDQVVTANNRERVRARVGLRFNYSDEVGATVRIATGNVNDPISTNQTLTGNFTPFTVNLDWAYLTLAPGKTFNIRPGLVTVNAGKFPNPMFRVGELVFDEDLAPEGFNETLALLDKPIGDPSILSLDQLKLNAEQWTFSQVNNRADGWMFGGQVNPSMHIGPLMLEAGIGQYWWLNPDEIAQATSRNTTSYTASGAPVANPNFNSSLVNTNQIVLQKIQPPTQKGGKQPAAFAATTGFLSDFNQTNVTLQGTLPNVVRAQPVKFFLDFVNNWGAVSKGFGWQGGAQLGQTKTQGDWAAYALYEYIQQDAVISAFTWSDFGVGGTNQQGPVVGFAYQLLNPLTISTKAYFTSFIDRPWVASQGTANFVNNPTQTRFQIDALVKF